The following are from one region of the Carnobacterium gallinarum DSM 4847 genome:
- a CDS encoding TIGR00730 family Rossman fold protein, translating into MKRIAVYCGSNSGNQEIFAKDAADLGAYLAENEIELVYGGSKVGLMGIVADAVLKNGGSVIGVMPVLLKNREIAHEQLTELIVVENMHQRKEKMMELADGFIALPGGPGTLEELFEAFTWGQIGLHQKPCGIFNSNGFYAHLSQHFDTMVHTGFMTKQSRKGMIIGTTPAEIIQYFENYQAPTIKTYS; encoded by the coding sequence ATGAAACGTATTGCCGTTTATTGTGGGTCAAATAGTGGAAATCAAGAAATTTTTGCCAAGGATGCAGCAGATTTAGGGGCATATCTTGCTGAAAATGAAATTGAACTTGTTTATGGTGGCTCAAAAGTAGGATTAATGGGAATTGTTGCAGATGCCGTTTTAAAAAATGGTGGATCCGTTATCGGCGTAATGCCTGTCTTACTTAAAAATCGGGAAATTGCTCATGAACAATTAACTGAATTAATTGTTGTTGAAAATATGCATCAACGGAAAGAAAAAATGATGGAACTTGCAGATGGATTTATTGCGTTACCAGGCGGTCCTGGCACTTTAGAAGAACTTTTTGAAGCTTTCACATGGGGACAAATCGGACTTCATCAAAAACCATGTGGAATTTTCAATAGTAATGGCTTTTATGCTCATTTAAGTCAGCATTTTGATACAATGGTACACACTGGTTTTATGACTAAACAGAGTCGTAAGGGCATGATCATTGGAACTACTCCTGCTGAAATTATTCAGTATTTTGAGAACTATCAAGCTCCAACTATCAAAACATATTCATAA
- a CDS encoding LacI family DNA-binding transcriptional regulator, with translation MKMTIKDIARLSGVSITTVSQILNHKGERFSAKTREKVLTIVAENDYKADYFAKNMVHKQTKTIGMVVPDITDLFFSKLIEGVEHYLNELGFMILLCNSNHSSEKETIYIDELLHRSVDGIILASPNPIHLAKLINEEGEKKIPYFLIDRGINQRDEGKLLINEFAGAYQAIEFLIKEGHQKIGMLGNESGYYETTDRFSGYQKCLEDYGLEQSSSWIANEPLTIKGGYEGAQKVLKQKEITALFCGNDQMAIGAYRGIQELGLKIPDDISVIGYDGLEITDYLVPALTTVQQPIYDIGYTAAKFLLENIGNPQEKIPNQCFDTQLLKKSSTKKLAPVDK, from the coding sequence ATGAAGATGACTATTAAAGATATTGCACGATTATCAGGTGTTTCGATTACAACAGTGTCCCAAATTTTGAATCATAAAGGAGAACGATTTAGTGCCAAAACACGAGAAAAGGTTTTGACAATAGTTGCTGAAAATGATTACAAGGCAGACTATTTTGCTAAAAACATGGTTCATAAACAAACTAAAACAATTGGAATGGTTGTGCCAGATATTACAGATTTATTTTTTTCAAAGTTAATTGAAGGTGTTGAACATTATTTAAATGAATTAGGATTTATGATTTTGTTGTGTAATTCTAATCATAGTAGTGAAAAAGAAACTATTTATATTGATGAACTGCTTCATCGTTCAGTAGATGGGATCATATTAGCAAGCCCAAATCCTATTCATTTAGCTAAATTAATTAATGAAGAGGGAGAGAAAAAAATTCCTTATTTTTTAATTGATAGAGGGATCAATCAACGAGATGAAGGCAAATTGTTAATTAATGAATTTGCTGGGGCGTATCAAGCGATTGAATTTTTGATTAAAGAAGGGCATCAAAAAATTGGTATGTTAGGTAATGAAAGCGGATATTATGAAACTACGGACCGTTTTTCAGGATATCAAAAATGCTTAGAAGATTATGGGTTAGAACAATCTTCTAGTTGGATTGCAAATGAGCCTTTAACGATTAAAGGTGGCTACGAAGGTGCTCAAAAAGTTTTAAAACAAAAAGAAATTACGGCTTTATTTTGTGGAAATGATCAGATGGCAATCGGTGCCTATCGAGGGATTCAAGAGTTGGGACTAAAGATTCCAGATGATATTTCTGTAATAGGTTACGATGGTTTAGAAATTACGGACTATCTTGTACCGGCCTTAACAACTGTTCAGCAACCAATCTATGATATAGGTTATACAGCTGCTAAATTTTTATTAGAAAACATTGGCAATCCTCAAGAAAAAATTCCAAACCAATGCTTTGATACTCAACTATTGAAAAAGAGTAGCACAAAAAAACTTGCGCCAGTAGATAAATAA
- a CDS encoding pyrimidine-nucleoside phosphorylase, with protein sequence MRMVDLIEKKRDGHELTNTEINFIVTGYTNGEIPDYQMSALAMAIFFQDMTNEEIANLTLAMANSGEIIDLSAIHGIKVDKHSTGGVGDTTTIVLAPLVAAVGVPVAKMSGRGLGHTGGTIDKLEAIPGFNVEISNEEFIEFVNRDKVAVIGQSGDLAPADKKLYALRDVTGTVDSIPLIASSIMSKKIAAGADAIVLDVTTGDGAFMKNQKDAERLAKTMVQIGKLANRQTMAIISDMSQPLGLAIGNSLEIKEAIDALNGNGPADLMEMVYVLGSQMVVLAKKAENLADARTMLEEAIVSGAAIQKFKEMVQNQGGDSTVIDHPEKLPQAEYQIVLPAKEAGVISKMVADQLGIAAMLLGAGRRTKEDQIDFSVGLMLHKKVGDKVAIGEPLVTVYANSEEIEEVKNKIYASITVAENAEEPILIHQIITE encoded by the coding sequence ATGAGAATGGTGGACCTAATTGAGAAAAAACGTGACGGGCATGAACTCACGAATACAGAAATTAACTTTATTGTAACAGGATATACAAATGGGGAAATTCCAGATTACCAGATGAGTGCTTTAGCAATGGCTATTTTCTTTCAAGATATGACAAATGAAGAAATTGCTAACTTAACCTTAGCAATGGCTAATTCAGGTGAAATAATTGATTTATCAGCTATTCATGGTATTAAAGTAGATAAACATTCAACTGGTGGAGTTGGTGATACAACAACGATTGTATTAGCTCCATTGGTAGCAGCTGTGGGTGTACCCGTTGCTAAGATGTCTGGTCGAGGCTTAGGTCACACAGGTGGCACAATTGATAAACTTGAAGCCATTCCTGGTTTTAATGTTGAAATTTCAAATGAAGAGTTTATTGAATTTGTCAATCGCGATAAGGTTGCAGTTATTGGACAATCAGGTGATTTAGCTCCAGCTGATAAAAAATTATATGCTTTGCGTGACGTTACAGGAACTGTCGATTCAATTCCTTTGATAGCTAGCTCTATTATGAGTAAAAAAATTGCAGCGGGGGCAGATGCTATCGTTTTAGATGTAACTACTGGCGATGGTGCCTTCATGAAAAATCAAAAAGATGCTGAACGTTTAGCAAAAACAATGGTGCAAATTGGTAAGTTAGCCAATCGTCAAACAATGGCTATTATTTCGGATATGTCTCAACCACTAGGCTTAGCCATTGGAAATTCATTAGAAATCAAAGAAGCAATTGATGCATTAAATGGGAATGGTCCAGCAGATTTAATGGAGATGGTCTATGTTTTAGGCAGTCAAATGGTTGTCTTAGCTAAAAAAGCTGAAAATTTAGCAGATGCTCGTACTATGTTAGAAGAAGCGATTGTTTCTGGTGCGGCCATTCAAAAATTTAAAGAAATGGTTCAAAATCAAGGTGGCGACAGCACGGTGATTGATCATCCTGAAAAACTGCCACAAGCGGAATATCAGATTGTATTGCCAGCAAAAGAAGCTGGAGTAATCTCAAAAATGGTTGCCGATCAATTAGGAATAGCAGCAATGTTGCTAGGAGCAGGCCGTCGAACAAAAGAAGATCAAATTGATTTTTCAGTAGGTTTGATGTTGCATAAAAAAGTTGGAGACAAGGTTGCTATTGGTGAACCATTAGTGACGGTTTATGCGAATTCAGAAGAGATAGAAGAAGTAAAAAATAAAATTTATGCAAGTATCACAGTGGCTGAAAATGCAGAGGAGCCAATTTTAATTCATCAGATTATTACAGAATAA